The sequence CCTCACAGCTGACAGCAGAACTGCCCCTATTCTTACTCTAGTATTATCCCTTCCCTACCCCCTCTTCATCCTACAGCACTGGAAGCAGCCAGGGGGAAAGGTAGTCCTTGAGCAACCACCCAATTCCAGCTAGCAGTACCAGAAATGCAGGGCAGATCTCCTGCACTGCAGACACTTGGATGTGTATTTCAAAACTGCCTCCTGGAGCCCAAAGCCACTTCCCAGATACCAGTTATCTCTACCTTCCCCTGATGAGAACAAATTATAAAAGTTAATACAAATATCTACATCACAGTGAAAATTTAATAATTGAGAACTGTAAAATAAGCTGACTAATATCAAAATACAAGGAACACTATACTGATTGGATTTTACTAGAGAGGGAAAGAACTTCTCTGGGGTGGAAATGGTGCCACATAATTTGTGTAACAAGGACAATATCAGAGCCTTAACTATAGAACAGGTTTGTTTATATATAACATTCTAAACCTATAATAGTTCTTTTGACTTTGAGAAATCAAAAAGGTAATGCAGGTAACCTTTCGCCTGAAAAATTCAAAAAATGATCAACTTTGTTGAAAGACATTTAACTCTTGTATTAGCAGAAATGTAAACAGATTGACACCACTCCTTTCTGGAACTTGATACAAGCAGGGTAGGATTGCTAACATTCCAAGTGAGATTTTTGCTATGACCCTAATAAGCTCTCGGTCATGGTTACAGATGTAGCTGCATCTCTGTCCTCTTTCTTATCTCACTGAGTGCACTCCTTCAGGTGTTAGGCTCATTCCTATATCCCAGGGTGGAATTTTGCAATGCTCCCTCTCCTTGACTGGGACTTAGGCTACAGTACCCTATCAAACATTTCTGCCCTGCAGATCTCCCTGTGTTTGGACATCAGGTTTTCCCCTTCAGGAATCTGTGACAAGAGGTCTATATtgaccaaacagccttcttaaaacaaaagtaTTGTTTTGCAGCAGAAACAAAGTGTTAGgggaaaaaaggattttaaaataaataagtctATAAGCATGTCTATCTTATTTAAGAGTCCTATCATCCCATGATGTTGACATAGGCAGGTCTAGCTTCCTCAGAAACCTGGAGTGAGCTGTTATGCCAGAGTCTTAGTTTACTCTGGTTCCTTATAGGTTCTACCTCCCCCTGAGAGCATGTTCCTATTTATATGGTTCTTTTGTTGTTTGGTATTTGGCGGGTCCTGGCCAAAATCAGTTTTGTAGACTGTTTGGAGACTGAGGCAGAATCAAGCTAGCAGTGCTGCCATTGTCCCTTAACAACTCTCCAGTGTTTGCTGATAGGAAGCTCTCTTGAGCCATTCTTCTCCTTCCTGCCTGTATTTCAGACATACCTCTATTGAGTTAATATATCAATGTATTCATACAGTAAACACCCAATAATCAGGGCAACATACAAAATCAATAGGTTATCACAGCACAGCTCCAAACCACCACTCTCTTGTATAACACTTTTTATCCAGAAATGTTAAACGTTTCCATGGATCATAACACAAAACAAAAGCTAGAAGACGTAAAACTGCATTATACAGCTACCTCTGTTTCTACATGTATCGTTTACCTTCGCCAACAAACTTAAGGACAGAACCCAATAGAAAGGttggaaataaaattaaacaaaaactgatctttcaaaatattgaaaatcAGTTCTTTGTCGTATTTCAAAAACTtatgaaaaaaaatggtttcaggATAGTTTTAAAGTCGAAATCCAAAAAAGCTAGTTGTATGCAACCGCAGCAATAATTTATACTGAAATAGGGTTAATTGAGAGAAAGTTTACATTGCCTTTGCCACCTCTTTGAggatgccaaagaaaataatttaagaCCCTAATCTTGCAAATTGTGTTCAAAAGGACTGTTCACACACTTAAcataagcatatgtttaagtgttttcaggattggggacTAAATTTCTGAAATTAACCTTATTTCACAAGTTAACCTTACCTATCAGAACCATTCCAGCAGCACTCAAACTTGTCAAAGATGCAGTCATTTTCATACAGAGAACAAAGCTTGCTTCGAAGATATTCATGAACCTTAAAACATTTAAGGAAGTATTAGACAgatctaaaaaaagaaaaagataatattttttaatttaaaaaaaagcaacacTTTACCTGATATGTTTCTACAGGCCTGTTTTCCATATTGAGATCCCACACTTTAACTGAAAGGTAGTCTCTTGTCATCATGTATCGACCACTGTGACTGAATTTTACATCAGATATTGAGGAAATAATTTCTGAAAAGAATGATCTGCTGCTAGGATCTTCAGGCTCTTCAAAAACTGTAAATAAAGATGTAAAGTAAAACTGAATCCAATACACCAAATTTTACAAATGGCAATGCTATTCagtatttacatattttaaaatcatggtCCTGAATACTAaatcctccatttaaaaaaataaaagaaaaagagacCATAGCCCTGCTTAGTTTGgtgggattattattatttttttttaacaaggtggtctttttctttaaaaaggcaCTAAATTCTCATAGCTAGAATCACTAGCTATTAAGTTCCAATGGGTTCTCCCATTAGGACATATCAAGAAGCTGCAATTCCTGGAGTTTGAGAATGAATGTTAAGAGGCAGaaactaacaacaacaacaaaaacgtATATGAAGTTAAATTCAAAAGTCACTGTGTTCCACTAGGACTACGGATTATTCTATAACTTTATCATAAAGTAAATCTAAAAATTTTTTAAATGCGAAACAGTAAGAGAAGTCAGCATCGCCAGTGTATATTTCTTTTACAGATCCCACATATTTTAGTGGTGCTGTAGGGAACATGGTTTATTTATAAGTGAATATAAATTGCACCACACAAAAATCTACTGAAAGAGCAAGTTTCTATTTACACTGAAATTGCAATGACGATCTTCGTCTGCTTTCTTGAAACATGCTTCTTGGTTAGGTTGAAAGGAATTTACTCTTAATTCTTCAAATCAATGACAATACGAATCATTCAACACCAAGGAAATATACCAAAGTCCTTTCTTACAAACCTTTTATAAAAACATTATAGACTACTGTACGTTTTACAAAGTAAAGGAAACTAACAAAAATATGACAAGTTAGATTGGCCATTGACATTTCCAACTATATAAGCTAAGTTGACTAAAAAGGAAATGCATCATACCATACTTGCCACAATGTTTAAGCATTTCCCTTCCCCAATAAAAAAACCTCATCTTTGCTACAGTATATGAGCTTACCTGAAAATATCAACGCAATTTAGGTCAACCCCAGGAAGTAGATATATATAAAACCATTACTACTGTAATACAACCAAGAAACAAGCTGTGTATAAAGATGGGCCCTATTCCTTATGGTGGAAATATAAAAGCTTTCCTCACCTATATGAGGCTGTGTGGCTCAGTGCTTCAAAAACACTGGCCTTTCACCTCTGGGAACTGGCTTCAAATCCAGCACTGATCATTATGAATAAAATTCTTTCCAATAGCTGTAAATGGTCACAAATGAAATGGGTTCTGGCAGCCTCAGCCCAGTTCCTAATGCACAAAGGTAGATGTCAATAAACTGCCCTGAACTGGCACTTGTTAAGCAGATACCTTTGAGAAGCACCAAGACTGAGTCTGGACAGAAGACAGGTCTCACTGGTGCCAAAAGCACTTGAGTCACATCGTCAATTGTCTCATGCTACACTTCTGCTTGCTGATGGCCTAGAACAAGACAATTAAAATGTTCCATTCTACAAAACTATGACTCCTTACCTTTGTAAGTTCTTTACCAATAAGCAGAATTTgacattttaatgtttatataaGTAGAATACCTACACCGTCTCTTGTTGTATATGACAAACAAGTCTATAAAGCAAAAAGATATAATCTAAGTTACTTACATTTTGAATGCCTATCACAGAGGGCTGAAGAACGCATATCACAGAGTCGTATAGTTCCTTTGCTACTACTGTAGACAAACACATTACAATGATGTGGGTGAAACTCTGAGGCAGTAATCACTTCTGTTAGTTCCTCCATGTTAGCGGGCTTAATATCTACAATGTCTGAAAGTTTGTTGGTAAAGGTAACAAATagcatttcacatttttattgtttctaaaataaaatttaaaaaattataaagtTAATGATGATTCTGGTATATTTTTAGAAGCATAAGGTGAATTCCTCCCTTCTGCTTTGGGGACATTTACTCATTGTAAAAGGACAGGAGCAGCATAAAAATAATCCTGGGCTGGTCCTAGAATCTGTACCCTAAAAGCTAAAAATATTTGTGTGGAAATTTTTTGCAGGATCTTACAAACTGAACACTGAATGGCCTTCGTTCCCCTTATGCCCTGAAACAACTTAATGGCTATTTTACATTTCTCTCACCTTTGCATTTATTGAAGACACCTACGTTACTTGCCAAAATATCTCGGACCATTTTGGCCTGAGATAGGCAGCCTTAAGCCATAGCAAAAGGGTCACTTTCAGTATTGTTTGCAAGGTATATCCATACTTGGTATGCAACATTAAGTTTTTACTTTATTTCAAGATTAACATCAGACTACACAGCTGACACTTTGAATACAACAGGAGATAGAACTCTCTAGCAAAATGgaattctttattttattttacatatatTATCAATAAGCTCATTTAATGGAAGACTGACCCCACATTTAAGATATATGGTCCCAGCATTTCACCTCATCTTCACTTTCTACTCTGCAAAATTAAACTACCTAAACTCTACATATCTTCCTACTTGCAGCTTTCCATTTCAAAAACATGTTTCACTGTGAATTAGTGCATTTGAACTATTGTTTAATTATATGACTGGAGTTAAATGAAAGTATTTAGGGCACTTATGTTTAGTAAAACTGCAGATATAACAATAAAAGTGTTTCTATTAATAGTCAAAACAGAGAAATTTATATATAATCATAGAATTCATACAGGAAAAGGATACTAAAACTTCTATCTGTGATTTCTAAATGCCATAGGTTAATTCTTAGGTCATCTGCAGAAAGGTATGTTTCATGATCACTATTTACTGAAATAGAGTTTATGTGATACGTGTGTGCATTTGCAAATATCCTTCGGGGACTTGCTTCTACCATTAGGTCCATGGGTTTCAATATTGGCACCTGCAAAGGGGAAGAGAAGATATAAGAAAAGTCAGTTTTTGTATGTGGGGAAAAAGTTCACTGTAAAGATAAAAGAGCTAGTAATTTGTGATTCAAAAGTTTACATTAAAGATGAATTAATTCAGCTACTGTATACATAGTCATATTTGCTACTATGTAAAATAATAATGTAGACTACAGAAATCTGATTTTCTCTCTGTATAGGAACACAGTTCACTTAGTTCTGGGGCACTTTTCAAATCcactgggcaaaaaaaaaataataaaacagttgCCCACCTTACTCTGACTTTCTGTATTAGCACTCACAAACCAGATCCCCGACTGtcatttttttgcatttcaaatatGTAAGGCTCTCGCATACTTCCCCATCGAGAGATAAGTACATGTTTATACTGAACGATTTGGAGATACTCAATTTGAAACTCTCACATTACAGAAGATATTTTCAGGTGTTACTTGTAAGATCTATAACAAAAATTATCTAAACAGGAGAGATCCAAGACTGTTTACTTTGAGCATCTGATAGAACTTGGTGCACTGGCTGCTTCTCCTCTAAAAATCAGTGAATCCCTTCTACACATCAACAAGGGAGCTGAAAAACccttaaaacaacattttaaaatggaatgaAAAAACTATCTGAATGATGAACAAGTATATGGacttttaaaagaaagttaattTACAAATGAAATCAACTTGACCATGTCCTCATAACAATCTGATGCTCTTTTTACTGAACTATTGACAAATTATTTTTAACACACCGAGTGGAAAGCTAAGagaatagaattaaaaaaaaaaaaaaaaaaaagcttagatACAAGAGGTTTCTGGAGTTGCCACATATCttgtttattataaaaaaaaaaaaaattcctcttctTGCCACTAATGATTAGTCACATTTTAGGTTAAAATGTAAGTAAAAATATAATTGATGAAGTGGAGTGCTAGGATGAGGTGGactaaaaataatatttcagGGTACATGAGTTTTATTATAAAAGAA is a genomic window of Chrysemys picta bellii isolate R12L10 chromosome 7, ASM1138683v2, whole genome shotgun sequence containing:
- the PPP2R2D gene encoding serine/threonine-protein phosphatase 2A 55 kDa regulatory subunit B delta isoform isoform X2 gives rise to the protein MLLISCCLQMVPILKPMDLMVEASPRRIFANAHTYHINSISVNSDHETYLSADDLRINLWHLEITDRSFNIVDIKPANMEELTEVITASEFHPHHCNVFVYSSSKGTIRLCDMRSSALCDRHSKFFEEPEDPSSRSFFSEIISSISDVKFSHSGRYMMTRDYLSVKVWDLNMENRPVETYQVHEYLRSKLCSLYENDCIFDKFECCWNGSDSAIMTGSYNNFFRMFDRNTRRDITLEASRESSKPRAILKPRKVCTGGKRKKDEISVDSLDFNKKILHTAWHPTENIIAVAATNNLYIFQDKIN
- the PPP2R2D gene encoding serine/threonine-protein phosphatase 2A 55 kDa regulatory subunit B delta isoform isoform X3 codes for the protein MDLMVEASPRRIFANAHTYHINSISVNSDHETYLSADDLRINLWHLEITDRSFNIVDIKPANMEELTEVITASEFHPHHCNVFVYSSSKGTIRLCDMRSSALCDRHSKFFEEPEDPSSRSFFSEIISSISDVKFSHSGRYMMTRDYLSVKVWDLNMENRPVETYQVHEYLRSKLCSLYENDCIFDKFECCWNGSDSAIMTGSYNNFFRMFDRNTRRDITLEASRESSKPRAILKPRKVCTGGKRKKDEISVDSLDFNKKILHTAWHPTENIIAVAATNNLYIFQDKIN